The following DNA comes from Nitrospirota bacterium.
GCCATCTGCTGTCATTGGTGTCTGGTAATCATAAGCTGAGCCTGCGAACATGTAGCCGGCCTCAACAAAGTAAACAAGGTTTGTGTCAACCTGGTATGTTACAGTTGCGTCAACTTCTGTGCCGAGAGCCTTGGAACGCTTCGGGCCGCCGTTAGCATCGGTTGCGCCATTGATATTAACACCCTTTGCTGCCCTGAGGTAGAATATGTCAAGGCCTGCTGTAAGGTCAGGTGATACCTTTGCATCTGCGCCGACATTGATATACCATGTGTTTGCGATACCTGCTTTGCTGCATGATACACCGCCGTAAGTGTTTGTAAGCGCGCATCCTGCGTTTGCTATCTTATCGTCATAGAGGAACGCTGTCTTTCTTACGCCAAGCTGTCCGCTTGAGCCGATAGTGGTCATGAAGCCTTCATACTTGTTGCCGGTCTGGGTATCAATATAGTCGCCGGTGCTGTCAACTCTGTCTTCGACCTTGTCGCCGCTGCCGTAGCCGACTTCCGCGCCTACTGAAACAGGTGAGTTCGGGACGTCAACATTTGCGCCGATGAGCCATGCATAACCTTTGTACTTTCTGTCTGAATCGTGTGTATAGCTGTTGTAGTTGGATTTTGCCTTGCCGCTCTGGATCTCAACATCTCCATAAAGCTTTACGCCTGATACAGTTGTGTCAGCCCTTAAGCCTACGTTCCAGAAGTGTAATCCTGCTGAATCATTAGAGTCGCTGCTTGTACCGCCTGTGAAATCCTGTGCATCGATGTATGTTACATCAGCGCCGAGGTTGATGCCTGCTGCTGCTGTTGTAGCGCCTAATGTGTAAGATGTTGCATCGTCATTACCTGCACTTGAAAGGCCAGAACCGGAAGCAGCAGTATTGCCCTCACCGAGTTTAGCCATGGTGAGTGATACCTCTGTGCCCTTCTGGGGAACTGTCCAGAGAACTACAGCATCATCACCGAACTTTGCGTGGTTGTAGAATACGCCGTTGCCGAGCTTGGTAAGGATGTGTCCTGCCTTAATCCCGGAAAGAACTCCGAGGAGGCCTGTGCCCTGGTGTGCTATGTAAGCCTGACGAACGGTCAAAGATGTCGGCTTGTAGTTACCATATGTGTATCCACTGTAGCTGTCTTCATAGCTTCCGAAAGTTCCGTCAGCAGCTGTGTCTGAGCCCCAGACATAGTAGTCATCACATGAATAATCACTGCAAGAACCTGATTCAAGCTCTACTACGCCCATTGTGTTCGGGCTTACTGTTGCATCAACTTTGAGCCTTATCCTTGAATCATATGAACCCTTGTAATCTGCTTCTTCGCTGTTGAAATCAGAGGTGTTGTCTCTGAAGTCGCCTCTTATTCTGATAGAACCGCTCAGGTCGATGTTAGACTTGCCTGCTTTTACGAGCTTCGGTGTGTACTCATAGCCCTCATTTGCTGCGTGTCCGGCAAATGCGAATGTGCCGAAACCTGCAACGAGAACTAAACTTAAGATCGCTACTAAAGTTTTTCTCATTTGTTTTGTTTCCTCCTTTTGATTTTGTTTGGGTTTATGAAGCTATTTTCAGATCTGCGGCTTTTGCTTATTTTTACATTGGTCGATGGTTGATCTGTGTGGTCACCTCCTGTATTTATTAGGTTTTATATGTGGTTCACTGTAATCGGCTCATTTTGAGTCATATTTTATAACATCAATTAGCCTTTTAAAGCAAGTAAAAAATCTAAATAAACTAATTAAAAATATGACCCTGCTGCACCCACATTTTAACTCTAAAGATCTCTATACTGAGAAAGAACGGTTTGTGACTATGACTATAATAAGCAAAAAACAAGCCAGATAAATAAGTTAAGAGTTAAGAGTTAAGAGTTAAGAGTTGAAAATGAATAAAATCAATAAGTTATCCTGCCTTATTGAGCAATATTTATTATTTTCCATTACTGAACCATCACTCTGTTTTGTGTTGTTTATACTATATGTAGTGATGTAAAAAAGACTCAGAGACGGAGATTACTCCTTGCCTTCTTCTTTTTCCTTGAAAACCTCAATGATACTTGTGACCTTTATCCCTGCGGCCTGCAGTGCCTTCTGGATATCTACCGCCTTTCCGTCTTCAACTTTCAGAATATAATTGCTCTTCATGACATTCCTCCTTGGTTTTATGCTGTGAACTTTTTTTAATACTCAAAGACTTCCATATCAGATGCCGGCTTGAATATAAAGACCTTGTCTTCAAGCCCTGTATTTGTGCGGACATCTTTTATCGTGATAATGACATTGTTGCCGTATATGTCAAATATGGTAAATGACTTTACGGGAAAATCGCTGCTACTTGTCTGCATCGTCAGCTCTTTTATCGAACCTATCTTGCGTTTAGGTTTAAGTTTCAAGACATCTTTCTTCTCTGTGGTTGTGATATCAAAATTAGCCCTGAGGTTCTCAAGGCTCGCCAAAAGGGCGATAGGCGCCTGGCCGTATGCATTTTCCGTGAACTTGCTCTTTACAGCCTGTTTTGCCAGTCTCTTGTGTATCCATATTGCGTCTGTTGTGATATATACCTCTTCATCCCTCGGCTCGGCATATTTCCACCTTACCATGGAGGGTTTCTTGATAAAGAAATTGCCGGAATACTTTTCTGTCCGCTCAAGGTCTGTCAGATAGCTTTCCTGCAGAAAAGAGCCGCTTATATCCTTGATCTCGCCTGCCTTCTTCTCTATCATTGATACGGTTTCATCAAGTGATGCTGCTGATGCGGCTGAACTGACAGCCAGGATGATCACAAAGAAAAAATAAATAAATGCTGAACGGTTCATATATCCTGATAACTCTTTCTTCATGAATCCCTCCCGA
Coding sequences within:
- the lolA gene encoding outer membrane lipoprotein chaperone LolA; this encodes MKKELSGYMNRSAFIYFFFVIILAVSSAASAASLDETVSMIEKKAGEIKDISGSFLQESYLTDLERTEKYSGNFFIKKPSMVRWKYAEPRDEEVYITTDAIWIHKRLAKQAVKSKFTENAYGQAPIALLASLENLRANFDITTTEKKDVLKLKPKRKIGSIKELTMQTSSSDFPVKSFTIFDIYGNNVIITIKDVRTNTGLEDKVFIFKPASDMEVFEY